From Arthrobacter sp. FW306-2-2C-D06B, a single genomic window includes:
- a CDS encoding class I SAM-dependent methyltransferase — MTLTELDVHLGTLFGTLRRFPDVEAENLQAHDASDRLLLETAAAYVVDPETRVAVIGDRYGALTLGALAALGVGHVRVTQDLYVGRLALQRNAEASGLSGRFDQFELGAGLLDGAELVIMQLPKALAELEEIVDAVARFAAPGAVLLAGGRVKHTSLGMNAVLERRFESVQPQLAQRKSRVLLAAGPKRPDTPEPFPVSEQNSELGITVCAHGGAFSGTKLDIGTRFLLGFLESIPEARHAVDLGCGTGILATMYARNRPKARVTATDQSAAAVASARETAAANGLSDRITVVQDDAMSTFESASADLILLNPPFHLGASVHAGAAIKMFDAAARVLASGGELWTVYNSHLQYRAALERLIGPTTEIGRNPKFTVTRSVKL; from the coding sequence GTGACCTTGACCGAGCTGGATGTACACCTTGGGACGCTGTTCGGCACCCTCCGCCGCTTCCCCGACGTCGAGGCGGAGAACCTGCAGGCGCACGACGCCTCCGATCGGCTCCTCCTCGAGACCGCGGCGGCCTACGTCGTTGATCCGGAAACCCGCGTTGCGGTGATCGGTGACCGCTACGGAGCCCTGACGCTGGGCGCTTTGGCGGCCCTCGGCGTCGGGCACGTCCGGGTGACCCAAGACCTGTACGTCGGCAGGCTCGCGCTGCAACGGAACGCCGAGGCGTCCGGACTGTCCGGCCGCTTTGACCAGTTCGAGCTGGGCGCCGGCTTGCTCGACGGCGCGGAACTGGTGATCATGCAGCTCCCCAAGGCCCTCGCGGAGCTGGAAGAAATCGTCGACGCCGTTGCGCGCTTTGCAGCGCCAGGAGCCGTCCTGCTCGCCGGAGGTCGCGTCAAACACACGTCCCTGGGGATGAACGCCGTCCTTGAACGACGCTTCGAATCCGTCCAACCGCAGCTCGCGCAGCGGAAGTCGCGTGTCCTGCTTGCTGCCGGTCCCAAGCGGCCGGACACCCCCGAGCCCTTCCCGGTCTCGGAGCAGAACAGCGAGCTGGGGATCACGGTCTGCGCCCACGGGGGTGCGTTTTCAGGCACGAAGCTGGATATCGGCACGCGCTTCCTCTTGGGCTTCCTGGAAAGTATCCCCGAAGCCCGCCACGCCGTGGACCTTGGCTGCGGGACCGGGATACTCGCCACGATGTACGCCCGGAACCGTCCCAAGGCCCGGGTTACCGCGACGGACCAATCGGCCGCGGCAGTGGCGTCGGCCCGGGAAACCGCGGCAGCCAACGGGCTGTCAGATCGAATCACGGTTGTCCAGGACGATGCCATGTCCACCTTTGAATCTGCCAGCGCCGACCTCATCCTGCTGAACCCCCCGTTCCACCTCGGAGCGAGCGTCCACGCCGGCGCGGCCATCAAGATGTTTGATGCGGCGGCACGGGTCCTGGCTTCCGGCGGCGAACTCTGGACTGTCTACAACAGCCACTTGCAGTATCGCGCGGCGTTGGAAAGGTTGATCGGCCCCACCACCGAAATCGGCCGGAACCCGAAATTCACCGTGACGCGCAGCGTTAAGCTTTAG
- a CDS encoding cupin domain-containing protein, producing the protein MTVNLVTQLEVKSHNSPDEIRRPEKTVVENVTVGDYTIGRFTFEPGWTWADCIKPVVQTDSCQANHVGYCLSGALEVETTDGKKISISKGDSYTIPPGHNAWVVGDETYSAIEFVSAAEYAVKPE; encoded by the coding sequence ATGACTGTCAACCTCGTCACTCAGCTTGAAGTAAAGTCGCACAATTCCCCAGATGAAATCCGGCGGCCGGAGAAGACCGTGGTGGAAAACGTCACTGTCGGTGACTACACGATAGGCCGCTTCACGTTCGAGCCAGGCTGGACGTGGGCCGATTGCATCAAGCCGGTGGTGCAAACCGATTCCTGCCAGGCCAACCACGTAGGGTACTGCCTTTCCGGTGCACTGGAAGTCGAGACCACCGACGGCAAGAAGATCAGCATCTCCAAAGGAGATTCATACACCATCCCGCCGGGACACAATGCGTGGGTTGTAGGCGACGAGACCTACTCGGCGATCGAGTTTGTCAGCGCAGCAGAATATGCAGTCAAGCCCGAGTAG
- a CDS encoding NAD-dependent epimerase/dehydratase family protein, producing the protein MSTRVDHVPRVLVLGSSGFIGSRVVASLAGSGGAHVVALSRKPPARLRNNNATIATADISVPGSLSPFLRDTDVVIHAASYVGSEPRLAQEINEAGTGHVVEQCRRAGVARLIYVSTCSVYGSGPHRGILESEAGYHPASVASASRAVAEQLVLGYGGEVVRPNLVFGAGDRWFVPGLLKLMKVAGGWPGDGSALLSLIGVEALGGLLSGLALAPGQPGRAFHAAYPEPVPVSFLLQNVARVCGVEYPTFLGDDERAGSALRAAGFSGHQIDLVTKDHWYSSERLWRISGREPETFGSALGEFASSYQVPREPARS; encoded by the coding sequence ATGTCGACACGTGTTGACCATGTGCCCCGGGTCCTGGTCCTGGGTTCGTCAGGCTTCATTGGAAGCCGGGTTGTAGCCTCGCTCGCCGGATCCGGAGGGGCGCACGTTGTGGCACTCTCACGAAAACCGCCTGCAAGACTACGAAACAATAACGCTACCATTGCGACCGCCGACATTTCCGTCCCGGGGAGCCTGAGCCCTTTCTTGCGCGATACGGATGTTGTCATCCACGCCGCATCCTATGTGGGCTCCGAGCCTCGCCTTGCCCAAGAGATCAACGAGGCCGGCACCGGTCACGTCGTCGAGCAGTGCCGGCGGGCCGGAGTTGCCCGGCTGATCTATGTCAGCACTTGCAGCGTTTATGGGAGCGGCCCTCACCGCGGCATCCTTGAATCCGAAGCCGGCTATCACCCGGCCTCGGTGGCCAGCGCCAGCCGCGCCGTCGCCGAACAATTGGTTCTCGGCTACGGCGGCGAAGTTGTTCGTCCCAACCTCGTGTTCGGCGCGGGAGACCGCTGGTTTGTACCGGGGCTGCTCAAACTGATGAAAGTGGCTGGAGGGTGGCCGGGTGATGGTTCGGCGCTGCTTTCGCTCATCGGCGTGGAGGCGCTGGGAGGGTTGCTTTCCGGGCTTGCGCTGGCGCCCGGACAACCCGGGCGCGCTTTCCACGCCGCATATCCGGAACCGGTTCCTGTGTCATTCCTCCTGCAGAACGTTGCCCGGGTATGCGGTGTGGAATATCCGACGTTCCTGGGGGATGACGAACGTGCCGGCTCGGCCTTGCGCGCCGCAGGATTCAGCGGGCATCAGATTGACTTGGTGACGAAAGATCACTGGTACTCCTCTGAACGCCTTTGGCGGATCTCGGGGCGTGAACCGGAAACGTTCGGCAGCGCCCTTGGCGAATTTGCTTCTTCTTACCAAGTACCGAGGGAGCCCGCCCGGTCATAA
- a CDS encoding ScbR family autoregulator-binding transcription factor, with translation MSTWPPPILGSVGFMYSSIPDAETGEVSTRIMQQRAKATRTAVIEGAASIFEEVGYGNASLSDVTDRASVTKGALYFHFKSKEDLALAVIAEQHNIVRVAGEEIAAAGLPALETMIAMCRTFGQQLLDEPIVRAGIRLTFEASAFNGDVKGPYQDWVTTMEMLTRQAQLEGDVRPEVDAADFARYLVASFTGVQMVSNVLTERRDVLKRIDDMWGFMMPAIAPVHPQGLGTP, from the coding sequence GTGTCGACATGGCCCCCGCCGATCCTCGGGTCCGTCGGTTTCATGTACTCAAGTATCCCGGACGCAGAAACCGGAGAGGTCTCCACGCGGATCATGCAGCAACGTGCCAAAGCCACCCGGACGGCAGTCATTGAGGGTGCAGCGTCGATCTTTGAAGAGGTCGGCTATGGGAATGCAAGCCTAAGCGACGTCACTGACCGCGCTTCGGTCACTAAAGGCGCGCTCTATTTCCATTTCAAGTCGAAGGAAGACCTGGCGTTGGCCGTCATCGCCGAACAGCACAACATCGTGCGTGTCGCCGGGGAGGAGATCGCCGCCGCCGGACTGCCTGCGCTGGAGACCATGATCGCCATGTGCCGCACATTCGGGCAACAACTACTTGACGAGCCAATCGTCAGGGCTGGCATCCGGCTGACATTTGAAGCTTCGGCGTTCAATGGGGACGTCAAGGGTCCCTACCAGGACTGGGTCACGACCATGGAGATGCTGACGCGCCAAGCTCAACTGGAGGGTGACGTGCGGCCCGAAGTTGATGCCGCAGACTTCGCACGGTATCTAGTGGCGTCGTTCACGGGCGTCCAGATGGTTTCCAACGTGCTGACCGAGCGGCGCGACGTTCTCAAACGGATAGACGACATGTGGGGTTTCATGATGCCGGCCATCGCGCCGGTTCACCCGCAAGGCCTAGGGACTCCCTGA
- a CDS encoding ScbA/BarX family gamma-butyrolactone biosynthesis protein, whose product MSSIRVCSKPLRAKTSAATRRISFRVAAPLGVLPVSPNSILINYKPTSRYVNSGSSSTSIIRWAQLADKICSFNGGATAALAGVADPGRSGDPMRDEALFEASVKRELVHKRSVSEVFLTDFVQSGSRRFIAGAQWPRWHVFYGSPDGSPDSAIMAETLRQAVIFLSHLCGVPLTHKFLMPYMSISVKAAFLDPLVPAQVAVELDVKDMKLSGGHLSALTVSGRFVVDGAPVGEGVAAARIVNPTTYERMRGAVPAGLPAAGEDLLACADVGHATQRNVMLGQSSRPLVWPLRVDPTHPIFFDHPLDHVPGMLLVEAARQAVRAACSRPDADFALFEAEFMKLVEFSYPVDVAVTQLESPGAHGVMRVRLLHEEETLMSLLARVRTPR is encoded by the coding sequence ATGTCGTCCATTCGGGTCTGCTCGAAACCCTTGCGTGCAAAGACGTCTGCGGCAACCCGAAGGATCTCATTCCGGGTGGCCGCGCCCTTGGGCGTACTGCCTGTGTCGCCAAACTCCATATTGATAAACTACAAACCGACCAGTAGGTATGTCAATTCGGGCAGTTCGTCGACCTCGATCATCCGATGGGCACAGCTTGCCGATAAGATTTGCTCGTTTAATGGGGGCGCAACAGCAGCGCTGGCTGGTGTGGCAGATCCTGGGAGGAGTGGGGACCCAATGCGCGATGAAGCGCTCTTCGAGGCTTCCGTCAAGCGGGAGCTCGTTCATAAGCGCTCGGTTTCGGAAGTCTTCTTGACTGACTTCGTTCAATCAGGTTCCAGGCGGTTCATTGCGGGAGCGCAATGGCCGCGATGGCACGTTTTTTATGGGTCGCCGGACGGTTCGCCGGATTCGGCGATCATGGCTGAGACGTTGCGGCAGGCGGTGATCTTCTTGTCCCATTTGTGCGGAGTGCCTTTGACCCATAAATTCCTCATGCCGTATATGAGCATCTCGGTAAAAGCCGCATTCTTGGATCCCCTGGTACCCGCGCAGGTTGCTGTCGAACTCGATGTCAAGGACATGAAGCTCAGTGGAGGGCACTTGTCAGCATTGACTGTGTCTGGGAGGTTCGTTGTTGACGGTGCTCCCGTAGGCGAAGGGGTGGCGGCGGCCCGCATTGTTAATCCGACGACGTACGAGCGAATGCGTGGGGCGGTCCCTGCCGGGTTGCCCGCCGCTGGCGAAGACTTACTGGCGTGTGCCGACGTCGGGCATGCCACCCAGCGGAACGTGATGCTCGGGCAAAGCAGCCGCCCGCTCGTTTGGCCGCTGCGCGTTGATCCAACCCACCCGATTTTCTTTGACCATCCCCTCGACCACGTCCCGGGAATGCTGCTGGTGGAGGCCGCGAGGCAGGCTGTGCGCGCAGCGTGTTCCCGACCGGATGCCGATTTTGCGTTGTTTGAGGCGGAATTCATGAAGTTGGTCGAGTTCAGCTATCCCGTGGACGTTGCTGTGACGCAACTCGAATCACCTGGCGCCCACGGTGTGATGAGGGTCCGGTTGCTGCACGAAGAAGAGACCCTAATGTCCTTGTTGGCGCGGGTCAGAACGCCGCGTTGA
- a CDS encoding TetR/AcrR family transcriptional regulator: MEFGDTGSTPKGAATRNEILRVAADVFARKGFEQTRMDDIIREVGLTKGAIYFHFSSKATLAQAVVDEQKARWLRRVQEEILSKNNPLEELRSLGEFMVRTVLSDSSAWGVVHLANQLASANEHPGGSSPLAAWVDLVSGILQRGRASGVLTFPGDPGDAATVIVAAFDGLKSVTDALDPKDLDAFERRATLLLQLLEQQFVSSQ; this comes from the coding sequence ATGGAGTTTGGCGACACAGGCAGTACGCCCAAGGGCGCGGCCACCCGGAATGAGATCCTTCGGGTTGCCGCAGACGTCTTTGCACGCAAGGGTTTCGAGCAGACCCGAATGGACGACATCATCCGCGAAGTCGGGCTCACGAAAGGTGCCATCTACTTCCACTTCTCTTCGAAAGCAACATTGGCCCAGGCCGTCGTCGACGAGCAAAAGGCACGTTGGCTGCGTCGCGTGCAAGAGGAAATTCTCAGCAAGAACAATCCCCTGGAGGAGTTGCGCAGTCTCGGGGAGTTTATGGTCAGAACGGTCCTGAGCGACTCTTCCGCGTGGGGTGTCGTGCACTTGGCCAATCAACTGGCTTCAGCCAATGAGCACCCCGGCGGTTCCTCTCCACTGGCTGCATGGGTGGACCTCGTCTCCGGCATCCTTCAACGGGGCCGCGCAAGCGGCGTCTTGACGTTTCCAGGGGATCCCGGCGACGCAGCAACGGTTATTGTGGCCGCATTCGATGGCTTGAAGTCGGTCACGGACGCCCTTGACCCCAAAGATCTCGATGCCTTCGAACGACGCGCGACGCTACTGTTGCAACTCCTCGAACAGCAGTTCGTCTCCAGCCAGTAA
- a CDS encoding SDR family NAD(P)-dependent oxidoreductase: MNFSAKTALITGASTGIGSVFARRLAAEGARLILVARSQDKLEALAGELREQGAEVTVLAMDLSLPESAKELHLATESLGLTVDILVNNAGFGTHGHVLHADADRYAEQIQLNCSTLVGTSTRYLPGMVERGSGAIINIASTAAFQPIPHMAVYGATKAFVLSFTQALWAETQGTGVKVLAVCPGATETPFFEIAGESAAAGNMRTPEQVVDTAMSAIRGNKPSVVDGRLNSFVARVAVKLLPEKLVIAVAGRAVRPAN, translated from the coding sequence ATGAATTTTTCAGCCAAAACAGCCCTCATCACGGGAGCGTCCACCGGTATTGGTTCGGTCTTTGCCCGAAGGCTCGCTGCCGAAGGCGCACGCTTGATACTGGTTGCCCGCAGCCAGGACAAGCTGGAAGCGCTTGCGGGTGAACTCCGCGAGCAGGGCGCCGAAGTGACCGTTCTCGCAATGGACTTGAGCCTGCCGGAGTCCGCAAAGGAGCTCCACCTAGCCACCGAATCCCTGGGACTCACAGTGGACATCCTGGTCAACAACGCGGGATTCGGAACACACGGACACGTTCTCCATGCAGACGCCGATCGCTATGCAGAGCAGATCCAGTTGAACTGCTCCACTTTGGTCGGCACCAGCACGCGATACCTGCCTGGCATGGTGGAGCGCGGCTCGGGGGCGATCATCAACATTGCGAGTACGGCCGCATTCCAGCCGATACCCCACATGGCCGTCTACGGCGCGACGAAGGCCTTCGTCCTCTCGTTCACCCAGGCCCTATGGGCAGAGACGCAGGGCACGGGCGTGAAAGTGCTTGCCGTTTGCCCGGGAGCCACGGAGACGCCGTTCTTTGAGATCGCCGGCGAGTCAGCTGCCGCCGGTAACATGCGGACGCCGGAGCAGGTGGTAGACACTGCGATGTCCGCGATCCGAGGGAACAAGCCGAGCGTTGTGGATGGCCGGCTCAACTCCTTCGTTGCGCGGGTGGCGGTCAAGCTCCTCCCGGAGAAGCTCGTGATCGCGGTCGCGGGACGAGCCGTCCGGCCGGCCAACTGA
- a CDS encoding GntR family transcriptional regulator, which translates to MDRSAEAVLSEPLDATANIPLRVAVYSRIMNAIRAGHFPVSSLLPSETDLGSAMKVSRTVVREALMLLEEDGYVRSRRGIGRFVATRLPRVGLERIRPMEEILAEAGSAIQVSRTQHVLHPSSSVFTAEPLGIREEEASWFFESVLKRDGSPIALVQEHVASKGGLVDRDPEAARVIVDDVGQEATLLSNLISAIGPAFGPGETDIAAGTPGVARGELLELDAKDPVLILTQTVEHSGQVVYLAKTLVNTGVVQIGIIQGT; encoded by the coding sequence TTGGACCGCAGTGCTGAGGCCGTTCTTTCGGAGCCGTTGGATGCCACCGCCAACATCCCGCTCCGCGTTGCCGTGTACTCGCGCATCATGAATGCGATCCGGGCGGGGCACTTCCCCGTTTCGTCGCTGTTGCCCTCGGAAACGGACCTTGGTTCGGCTATGAAGGTCAGCCGGACGGTGGTCCGTGAGGCTCTCATGCTCCTCGAGGAAGACGGATACGTACGCTCGCGCCGAGGGATTGGACGTTTTGTGGCCACCCGCCTGCCGCGTGTTGGCCTCGAGCGGATCAGGCCCATGGAGGAGATTCTTGCCGAGGCCGGATCCGCCATCCAGGTCAGCCGGACACAGCATGTGCTGCACCCGTCGTCGTCGGTGTTCACTGCAGAGCCTCTCGGAATCCGCGAAGAGGAAGCCTCCTGGTTCTTCGAGAGTGTCCTCAAACGGGACGGCTCACCTATCGCCTTGGTCCAGGAGCACGTGGCAAGCAAGGGGGGTCTCGTTGATCGCGACCCTGAAGCGGCGCGGGTCATTGTGGACGACGTCGGGCAAGAGGCGACGCTGTTGTCCAATTTGATCTCCGCCATTGGGCCGGCCTTTGGGCCCGGCGAGACTGATATCGCGGCAGGCACCCCTGGCGTCGCGCGAGGCGAGCTGCTTGAGCTGGACGCCAAGGACCCTGTGCTGATCTTGACCCAGACCGTGGAGCATTCCGGGCAAGTCGTCTATTTGGCTAAGACGCTGGTCAACACGGGAGTGGTCCAGATTGGAATCATCCAGGGAACCTAG